A single window of Aquarana catesbeiana isolate 2022-GZ linkage group LG10, ASM4218655v1, whole genome shotgun sequence DNA harbors:
- the LOC141111428 gene encoding uncharacterized protein — MPDISIPLIITNSRMESSPVNVKESMSKKTLQRTMGRNIRAKYSSYIYRVIKQSGQEQSIHISKDLMSSVASEAARLSLYNKRRTITKREVESAMKNILAGEHPNSTVHAPASQ, encoded by the exons ATCATTACAAATTCCAGAATGGAGTCCTCTCCTGTTAATGTGAAGGAGTCTATGAGCAAGAAGACACTTCAAAGGACCATGGGAAGAAACATCAGGGCAAAATACTCCAGTTATATCTACAGGGTAATAAAACAG AGTGGTCAGGAGCAGAGCATCCATATCTCAAAGGACCTAATGAGTTCCGTGGCTTCTGAAGCTGCTAGACTTAGCCTGTACAACAAGAGAAGGACCATCACAAAGCGAGAGGTTGAGAGCGCCATGAAGAACATCTTGGCTGGAGAGCATCCTAATTCTACTGTCCATGCTCCTGCAAGTCAATGA